The following DNA comes from uncultured Campylobacter sp..
TCCTGTGATTTGTCGTTGTTTGGATTTAATGGATATTGGTTGATAGTAATAGTTTCGCTTTCTTTATTATTGGTACCCGTAGTACTAGGAGTGCCTACGGCGATCAGCACGCGATTGCTACCGTTCACGTCGACCTTTCTATCGTAGCCAAAGCCTATACCTACGCTAGTAGGTGAAGCATCATTCGTAACGACCCTAAAGATAACGGCAACTTGAGTATTAGTGGACGATTTACCGTATTCCGTAGCTCTTAAATTTCCAACTATATTAGCCACTTGGGGGAAATCGCTGCCCAAGGATACCATATTGAATGTAGCTCTCGTATTTCCAATATAGCCTGCATCTTCTGTACCTGCTTTCCATTTGTCATCTCGGAGTTGAGACATCGACATGAAGCCACTCCAACCGGGAGTTCTCTTATTTATATTTCTCGTCTCTACGCTTTGTCCGATCCACTCTAATATATCGTATTTTGGATCATCTAAAGCGCTAATTGGCACAAATTGATTTGAGCTAAATTCTCTGCCTATAGTAGAGCTTTTTATTCTATCTTCCAAGCGATTTGTTATTAGCATCATTGCATTTTGTGTTCTAGCTTCCAGCTGATTTACTGCACGTACATGCATATAGGATTTGTAGATCTTGGTGTATAGATCAGCGCCAAACATCGAGATGATGCCTAGCACTACGATAACAAATACAAGCTCTATAAGGGTGAAACCTCTTTTCATCTCGCGCTCCTATCGGGAATATCGTCTAGTGACGGCTGTCTGAACGCCAACACCGATATTAGATAAAAACGCTTTTAAAACTACTGATTTGGCAGTACCATCTTTAGCTACGGCATCGTTTAGATCCGTGGCGGCAACCCTAACCATCTTTATATTGGTAGGGGAGCCATTGGCTGGTTGATCACTAAGGGTTCCGTTTATATCGGTACCCTTAGCATAATCTTCTGCAGTAAAAGGCTCTGCTACATAATCTACGTCGACATTAATTCCAGTATTAAGAATAAAATCACCCTTACTACTAGAGCCCACTAAATCACCAACCGTTATATTGGTCGTAAACTTGTCGTAGTCGTCGATATCATTATAACTACCGACTCCGAAAGAAATTCTATTATCTCCTTTGCCGAATTGCCCTTTCG
Coding sequences within:
- a CDS encoding type II secretion system protein — encoded protein: MKRGFTLIELVFVIVVLGIISMFGADLYTKIYKSYMHVRAVNQLEARTQNAMMLITNRLEDRIKSSTIGREFSSNQFVPISALDDPKYDILEWIGQSVETRNINKRTPGWSGFMSMSQLRDDKWKAGTEDAGYIGNTRATFNMVSLGSDFPQVANIVGNLRATEYGKSSTNTQVAVIFRVVTNDASPTSVGIGFGYDRKVDVNGSNRVLIAVGTPSTTGTNNKESETITINQYPLNPNNDKSQEFSEQYYIAHSAYAIVPDLGGRDSIVYMRDNAGNVLSKNFDLVLKYNYRPWSTVAGDAHSYNTASSSLLAEDVSLFKFKDDNGAVALKLCMRDDGRNFDPAELDLNVCKAQVVY
- a CDS encoding type II secretion system protein; translated protein: MKKGFTLIELIFTIVILAITTMAIPRIVAQTTELNALAIKEELVYNAKAFMSRISKAQWDSAYAADASCGGDTGCMKRILSVNPSIKLPDNSTMEARPGILDEASKREVSTQAPATKGQFGKGDNRISFGVGSYNDIDDYDKFTTNITVGDLVGSSSKGDFILNTGINVDVDYVAEPFTAEDYAKGTDINGTLSDQPANGSPTNIKMVRVAATDLNDAVAKDGTAKSVVLKAFLSNIGVGVQTAVTRRYSR